In Lachnospiraceae bacterium, one DNA window encodes the following:
- a CDS encoding conjugal transfer protein, whose protein sequence is MKKIRSYTSIWSVEKVLYSINDFKLPFPITFTQMAWFVVSVFAVMLLGNLPPLSFIDGAFLKYFGVPFALTWFMCQKTFDGKKPYGFLKSVLAYLVRPKLTYAGKPVKLEKEYPAQPITAVRSDIYGISD, encoded by the coding sequence ATGAAGAAAATACGAAGCTATACCAGTATCTGGTCGGTGGAAAAGGTACTCTATTCCATCAATGATTTTAAGCTGCCATTCCCCATCACGTTCACACAGATGGCGTGGTTCGTGGTGTCGGTGTTTGCGGTTATGCTCTTGGGGAACCTCCCTCCCCTTTCGTTCATTGACGGGGCATTTTTGAAATATTTCGGCGTACCCTTTGCCCTTACTTGGTTCATGTGCCAGAAGACCTTTGACGGGAAGAAGCCTTACGGCTTCCTGAAATCCGTACTGGCATATCTGGTACGCCCGAAACTGACGTATGCAGGAAAGCCCGTGAAGCTGGAAAAGGAATATCCGGCACAGCCCATCACGGCAGTTAGGAGTGATATTTATGGCATATCCGATTAA
- a CDS encoding antirestriction protein ArdA translates to MILIEEMKIYILNTTRFYHEDFEEYPGAWFSCPVDFEEIRERLGVQSEEEIEIEDYELPFPLEGNTRLWEINALCRMVQEMQGTPLYYEMDVVQKRWFSSFTEFIDHKDQIRCYPVQDGESLAHYLVQEIQVFGEIHPDLMNHIDYAAIGRELETSENYLFTDNGIFYYR, encoded by the coding sequence GTGATACTGATTGAGGAAATGAAAATCTACATCCTGAACACCACAAGGTTTTACCATGAGGATTTTGAGGAATATCCGGGGGCATGGTTTTCCTGCCCCGTGGATTTTGAAGAAATCAGGGAACGTCTTGGGGTTCAGAGTGAGGAAGAAATCGAAATTGAAGACTATGAGCTGCCGTTTCCATTGGAGGGCAACACAAGGCTCTGGGAAATCAACGCCCTTTGCCGGATGGTACAGGAAATGCAGGGAACGCCTCTCTATTATGAAATGGATGTGGTACAAAAGCGGTGGTTTTCCAGCTTTACGGAATTTATCGACCACAAAGACCAGATACGCTGCTATCCGGTGCAGGACGGAGAATCCCTCGCCCATTATCTGGTGCAGGAGATTCAGGTATTCGGAGAAATACACCCAGACTTAATGAACCATATCGACTACGCTGCCATTGGTCGGGAGCTGGAAACCAGCGAAAACTACCTGTTTACGGACAATGGTATCTTTTATTACCGCTAA
- a CDS encoding ATP-binding protein gives MAYPIKYIENNLVFNHDGECFAYYELLPYNYSFLSPEQKYQVHDSFRQLIAQNRDGKIHALQISTESSIRAAQERSKQEVTGKLKDVACAKIDAQTEALISMIGENQVDYRFFIGLKLLVNEQEVTMKQFRREAKTAVSDFLHEVNHKLMGDFVSMSNEEIWRFQKMEKLLESKISRRFKVRRLNKDDFGYLIEHLYGQTGTAYEDYEYYLPKKRFQEETLVKYYDLIKPTRCLIEENQRYLKIEQEDGTVYAAYFTINSIVGELDFPSSEIFYYQQQQFTFPIDTSMNVEIVTNRKALSTVRNKKKELKDLDNHAWQNDSETSTNVVDALDSVNELESTLDQSKESMYKLSYVVRVTAPDLEELKRRCNEVKDFYDDLNVKLVRPFGDMLGLHGEFLPASKRYLNDYIQYVTSDFLAGLGFGATQMLGEPEGIYIGYSLDTGRNVYLKPALASQGVKGSVTNALAAAFVGSLGGGKSFSNNMIVYYCVLFGAQALIVDPKAERGRWKETLPEIAHEINIVNLTSEEQNRGLLDPYVIMENPKDSESLAIDILTFLTGISSRDGEKFPVLRKAIRAVTNSEERGLFKVIEELRAEGTTISTSIADHIESFTDYDFAHLLFSDGDVTQSISLEKQLNIIQVADLVLPDKETSFEEYTTMELLSVAMLIVISTFALDFIHTDRSVFKIVDLDEAWSFLQVAQGKTLSMKLVRAGRAMNAGVYFVTQNTDDLLDEKLKNNLGLKFAFRSTDINEIRKTLAFFGVDSEDENNQKRLRDLENGQCLISDLYGRVGVIQFHPIFEDLFHAFDTRPPVRKEVE, from the coding sequence ATGGCATATCCGATTAAGTATATCGAAAATAACCTTGTGTTCAACCATGACGGGGAGTGCTTCGCTTACTATGAGCTGCTTCCCTACAACTATTCTTTTTTAAGCCCTGAACAGAAATATCAGGTACACGATTCGTTCCGGCAGCTTATCGCCCAGAACAGGGACGGGAAGATTCACGCCCTGCAAATCAGCACCGAATCCAGCATACGGGCGGCACAGGAACGCTCCAAACAGGAAGTAACAGGCAAGCTAAAGGACGTTGCCTGTGCAAAGATTGACGCACAGACCGAAGCCCTCATTTCCATGATAGGGGAAAATCAGGTAGACTACCGCTTTTTTATCGGCCTTAAGCTGCTTGTCAATGAGCAGGAAGTCACCATGAAGCAGTTTCGCAGGGAAGCAAAGACCGCTGTTTCCGACTTCCTCCATGAAGTCAACCACAAGCTCATGGGGGATTTTGTTTCCATGAGCAATGAGGAAATCTGGCGGTTTCAGAAGATGGAAAAACTGTTGGAGAGTAAAATCTCACGCCGCTTCAAAGTCCGGCGGCTTAACAAGGACGATTTTGGCTATCTGATTGAGCATTTATACGGGCAGACCGGAACCGCCTACGAAGATTATGAGTATTATCTTCCGAAGAAACGGTTTCAGGAGGAAACGCTGGTGAAATACTATGACCTCATCAAACCTACCCGTTGTCTGATAGAGGAAAACCAGCGGTATCTGAAAATCGAACAGGAAGACGGGACAGTTTATGCCGCCTACTTTACCATCAACAGCATTGTAGGGGAACTGGACTTCCCATCCTCGGAAATCTTTTACTATCAGCAGCAGCAATTCACTTTTCCCATTGATACCTCTATGAATGTGGAGATTGTGACAAACCGGAAAGCCCTCTCCACGGTGCGGAACAAGAAAAAAGAGCTGAAAGATTTGGACAACCACGCATGGCAGAATGACAGTGAAACCAGTACAAACGTGGTGGACGCTTTAGACAGCGTAAATGAGCTGGAATCCACCTTAGACCAGAGCAAGGAATCTATGTATAAGCTGTCCTATGTGGTGCGTGTGACGGCTCCCGACTTGGAAGAACTGAAACGCCGCTGCAATGAGGTGAAAGATTTTTATGACGATTTGAACGTGAAGCTGGTTCGCCCCTTTGGGGATATGCTGGGGCTGCATGGGGAATTTCTCCCTGCCAGCAAACGGTATCTGAACGATTATATCCAGTATGTCACCAGTGACTTCCTTGCTGGTCTTGGCTTCGGGGCAACCCAGATGTTAGGGGAACCGGAGGGCATTTATATCGGGTACAGCCTTGATACAGGAAGAAACGTGTACTTAAAGCCTGCCCTTGCCAGTCAAGGGGTAAAAGGCTCCGTCACCAACGCCCTTGCTGCCGCTTTTGTCGGCTCCCTCGGCGGTGGAAAATCATTCAGCAACAATATGATTGTCTACTACTGTGTATTATTTGGGGCACAGGCACTCATTGTTGACCCGAAAGCGGAACGGGGACGCTGGAAAGAAACCCTGCCGGAAATCGCCCATGAAATCAATATCGTAAACCTGACTTCGGAGGAACAGAACAGGGGCTTACTCGACCCGTATGTGATTATGGAGAACCCAAAGGATTCTGAATCACTGGCAATCGACATCCTGACCTTTTTAACAGGCATTTCCAGCCGTGACGGGGAGAAATTCCCGGTTCTTCGGAAAGCCATCCGTGCGGTGACAAACAGTGAGGAACGAGGGCTTTTCAAAGTGATTGAGGAACTACGGGCAGAGGGAACCACCATCAGCACCAGCATAGCCGACCATATCGAATCCTTTACGGACTATGACTTTGCACACCTGCTCTTTTCGGATGGGGATGTCACACAGTCCATCAGCCTTGAAAAGCAGCTCAACATCATTCAGGTGGCGGATTTGGTGCTGCCGGATAAGGAAACCTCGTTTGAAGAATACACCACAATGGAGCTGCTTTCCGTGGCAATGCTCATTGTAATCAGCACCTTTGCCCTCGACTTCATCCATACTGACCGCAGCGTGTTTAAGATTGTGGATTTGGATGAAGCATGGAGCTTCTTACAGGTGGCACAGGGCAAGACCCTCTCTATGAAGCTGGTTCGTGCCGGACGTGCCATGAACGCAGGCGTTTACTTTGTCACCCAGAACACGGACGATTTGCTGGATGAAAAGCTGAAAAACAATCTGGGCTTGAAATTTGCGTTCCGTTCTACGGACATCAACGAAATCAGGAAGACCCTCGCCTTTTTCGGGGTGGATTCCGAAGATGAAAACAACCAGAAACGGCTCCGTGACTTGGAAAACGGACAGTGCCTTATCAGTGATTTGTACGGGCGTGTGGGAGTGATACAGTTCCATCCTATCTTTGAAGACCTGTTCCATGCCTTTGATACCAGACCGCCCGTGAGAAAAGAGGTGGAATGA
- a CDS encoding conjugal transfer protein, translating to MCTRFVYNGKETIVGFNFDIDLSEWEHTVIAEKDRFFIGIKMSDNKYHSFHGINRNGNVGTLLYVHGNDNAQFCGNESCYTIADLTENFIKGNLSFDDSLEIVKKKKITYAPDTTMQAMFSDRTGRVLIIEPGIGYRLEKEKYSLITNYSILKPELTNPYVLSGDNRYEKAKDLLQGYGENFSISNAFDVLRSVRQEGLWATRVSFVYSVTKNKVYYVLNNDFKNIAEYQF from the coding sequence ATGTGTACAAGATTTGTGTATAATGGGAAAGAAACCATTGTTGGGTTCAATTTTGATATTGACCTTTCTGAATGGGAACATACCGTAATTGCTGAAAAAGACCGTTTTTTTATAGGGATAAAAATGTCCGATAATAAGTATCACTCTTTTCACGGAATCAATAGAAATGGGAATGTTGGCACATTGTTGTATGTACATGGAAATGACAATGCACAATTTTGCGGTAATGAATCATGCTATACAATAGCTGATTTGACAGAAAATTTTATAAAAGGCAACCTCTCTTTTGATGATTCATTGGAAATAGTGAAAAAAAAGAAAATTACTTATGCTCCTGACACTACTATGCAGGCTATGTTTTCAGATAGAACTGGGCGTGTTCTCATTATTGAACCGGGGATTGGGTATCGTTTGGAAAAAGAAAAATATTCCTTAATAACAAATTACTCCATTTTAAAACCAGAATTGACTAATCCATATGTTTTATCTGGGGATAACAGATATGAAAAGGCAAAGGATTTACTGCAAGGATATGGAGAAAACTTCTCTATTTCCAACGCCTTTGATGTACTTAGGTCAGTACGTCAGGAAGGACTTTGGGCAACCAGAGTTTCTTTTGTATATTCCGTTACTAAAAATAAGGTATATTATGTGTTGAACAATGATTTCAAAAATATTGCAGAGTATCAATTCTAA
- a CDS encoding conjugal transfer protein — MIQIRKEDNQKKQKEKKLKVYKVNTHKKTVIALWVLLAMSFLFAVYKNFTAIDIHTVHETKVIEETILDTHKIENFVENFAEVYYSWEQSAASIDNRTNALKGYLTGELQAVNVDTVRKDIPVSSALTDFQIWEITEEKEQHYQVTYTVEQRITEGESSKTVRSAYQVTVYVDSSGNLTIIQNPTITSVPVKSGYTPKAVQSDGTVDSITTEEINEFLTTFFKLYPTATAKELTYYVNEGVLNPVGKEYIFSELVNPVYNRNGNQVTASLAVKYLDNQTMTTQVSQFYLVLEKNGENWKIVK; from the coding sequence ATGATTCAGATTAGAAAAGAGGATAACCAGAAAAAGCAGAAAGAAAAGAAACTGAAAGTTTACAAAGTCAATACCCACAAAAAAACCGTGATTGCCCTGTGGGTGCTGCTGGCAATGAGCTTCCTGTTTGCCGTCTATAAGAATTTCACGGCGATAGACATTCATACTGTCCATGAAACCAAAGTGATTGAGGAAACCATCCTCGACACTCACAAGATAGAAAACTTTGTGGAGAATTTCGCAGAAGTCTACTATTCATGGGAACAGTCTGCCGCTTCCATTGATAACCGGACAAACGCTTTAAAAGGGTATCTCACCGGAGAACTGCAAGCCGTGAATGTAGATACTGTCCGAAAGGACATCCCCGTATCGTCTGCCCTCACCGACTTCCAGATATGGGAAATCACAGAAGAAAAGGAGCAGCATTATCAAGTAACCTATACGGTGGAACAGCGTATCACAGAGGGAGAATCCAGTAAAACCGTCCGTTCCGCCTATCAGGTGACCGTCTATGTGGACAGTTCTGGGAACCTGACGATTATCCAGAACCCAACCATTACCAGCGTTCCCGTAAAATCCGGCTACACTCCAAAAGCGGTACAAAGTGACGGTACGGTGGATTCCATCACCACGGAGGAAATCAACGAATTTCTCACTACCTTTTTCAAGCTGTACCCTACGGCAACCGCAAAGGAGCTGACCTATTATGTGAATGAGGGCGTGCTGAACCCTGTGGGGAAAGAATATATCTTCTCGGAACTGGTAAATCCTGTCTACAACCGAAACGGAAATCAGGTGACAGCTTCCCTTGCAGTAAAATATCTGGATAACCAGACCATGACAACACAGGTATCGCAGTTTTACCTTGTGCTGGAAAAGAACGGGGAAAACTGGAAAATTGTGAAATAG
- a CDS encoding DUF2268 domain-containing protein yields MKISAIRSDKVYSKIMNAPLDKKNDIYRYELMKPFEKKWACYSVPMKALTPNGYDVIMASEMLGHIAPTAVDQKQQNNIKLISDNTLWEKCELSIQQSLNCFVEHGVNLPIKEYAFTILLANAKNPYIILNDGYCGDGGIPGYIFSWLLPNEYTLSHLHVALAHETNHNVRFQFIKWKNDITLGEMIVNEGLAENFATFLYGEDKAGPWVTKTDIETLNEYIKPIIRDGLNVQGLENLNAYLYGDEMAALQNYPQVGLPYCSGYACGYHLIKHYLQKTGKNIVEATLLPAKEILNATEDFWNE; encoded by the coding sequence ATGAAAATATCCGCTATCCGTTCTGACAAAGTTTATTCAAAAATTATGAATGCACCGTTAGACAAAAAAAATGACATTTATAGATATGAACTTATGAAGCCTTTTGAAAAAAAGTGGGCTTGTTATAGTGTTCCTATGAAAGCTCTAACGCCTAATGGATATGATGTAATTATGGCAAGCGAAATGCTTGGACATATCGCCCCAACCGCTGTTGACCAAAAGCAACAAAATAATATTAAGCTAATTTCTGATAATACACTCTGGGAAAAATGTGAGTTATCCATTCAGCAGTCGTTGAATTGCTTTGTTGAACACGGTGTTAATCTACCCATTAAAGAATATGCGTTTACAATTTTACTTGCAAATGCTAAAAATCCTTACATTATTTTAAATGATGGTTACTGTGGTGATGGTGGTATTCCAGGATATATTTTTTCTTGGTTACTACCTAATGAATACACTTTATCACATCTTCATGTAGCATTAGCACATGAAACTAATCACAACGTACGATTTCAATTTATTAAATGGAAGAATGACATCACTCTTGGTGAAATGATAGTCAATGAGGGATTGGCAGAAAACTTTGCAACATTTCTGTATGGTGAAGATAAAGCAGGTCCTTGGGTAACAAAAACTGATATAGAAACCTTAAATGAATATATTAAGCCTATTATTCGGGACGGTTTAAATGTTCAAGGATTAGAAAATCTGAATGCATACCTTTATGGTGATGAAATGGCAGCATTACAAAACTATCCTCAGGTCGGATTACCCTATTGTTCCGGATATGCGTGTGGCTATCACTTGATTAAACACTACTTGCAAAAGACTGGAAAAAACATTGTCGAAGCAACTCTATTACCTGCAAAAGAAATTTTAAATGCTACGGAGGATTTTTGGAATGAATGA
- a CDS encoding YtxH domain-containing protein, whose amino-acid sequence MVIHRTSNGQQLPVPYSAKKGLSWKIAGKVIGRVLLALLLILLLLAVFGTAAHAAGLVDDTVDAANEYSKYPLDNYQLDFYVDSGWDWLPWNWLDGIGKQVMYGLYAITNFIWTISLYLSNATGYLIQEAYSLDFISSTADSIGKNMQTLAGVTTGGLSSEGFYIGFLLILILVVGLYVAYTGLIKRETTKAIHAVVNFVVVFVLSAAFIAYAPDYIGKINEFSADISNASLTLGTKIVLPNSESQGKDSVDLIRDSLFSIQVKQPWLLLQYGNSDVESIGADRVESLLSTSPNENNGQDREEIVVEEIEDRENTNLTITKTINRLGTVFFLFMFNMGISIFVFLLTGIMIFSQVLFIIYAMFLPVSFLLSMVPSFEGMSKRAITKLFNTILTRAGITLIITVAFSISTMLYNLSGEYPFFLTAFLQIVTFAGIYFKLGDLMGMFSLQSGDSQSMGNRIMRRPRMLMHAHMHRLQHKLGRSVAALGAGTAAYHAGKQAGSDQRTTSTSGSSKRTQADHSRPDGQAAPEKESAWKQAGSAVGTVADTKDKIVDTAGQLREQAKDLPVNAKYALYHGKTQVSEGVRDFTSSVTQTRTARAEQRNAQAESRRQTIAERRAELEQEKQPQKTASEAPKGAAPVHERPVTAKQPEDFRNHADTIHAGKPAMQPVSPSIRERGQVPYGGTVAERASVPVVKAASIHHEQTPPVRTERQIAPPAPPDKPEERQKTTTTPAAPRPARPVQNDTAPVIPERKRAAPVVKESNFTIRRTTARKEWTKTEKTASKQKKGEKP is encoded by the coding sequence ATGGTGATACATAGAACTTCCAACGGGCAGCAGCTCCCTGTTCCCTATTCAGCAAAAAAGGGCTTGTCTTGGAAAATAGCAGGAAAAGTGATTGGCAGGGTGCTTCTGGCACTCCTGCTCATCCTCCTGCTGCTTGCAGTCTTCGGAACAGCCGCCCACGCTGCCGGACTGGTGGATGATACGGTGGACGCTGCCAACGAATACAGCAAATATCCTCTGGACAACTACCAGCTTGATTTTTATGTGGACAGCGGATGGGACTGGCTCCCGTGGAACTGGCTGGACGGTATCGGAAAACAGGTGATGTACGGGCTGTATGCCATCACAAATTTTATCTGGACAATCAGCCTGTACCTTTCCAACGCTACGGGGTATCTGATTCAGGAAGCCTACTCGCTGGACTTCATTTCCTCTACAGCGGATTCCATTGGGAAAAATATGCAGACCCTTGCAGGCGTTACCACAGGCGGCTTGTCCTCGGAGGGATTTTATATCGGGTTCCTGCTGATTCTCATTCTGGTGGTGGGGCTTTACGTTGCCTACACAGGGCTTATCAAACGGGAAACCACAAAAGCCATCCATGCCGTTGTCAATTTTGTGGTAGTGTTCGTGCTGTCCGCTGCCTTTATCGCCTATGCCCCTGATTATATCGGGAAAATCAATGAATTTTCCGCAGACATCAGCAATGCCAGCCTGACCCTTGGTACAAAGATTGTGCTGCCGAACTCGGAAAGTCAAGGAAAAGACAGCGTGGATTTGATACGGGACAGCCTGTTTTCCATTCAGGTCAAGCAGCCGTGGCTCCTGCTGCAATACGGCAACTCGGATGTGGAAAGCATTGGGGCTGACCGTGTGGAAAGTCTGCTCTCAACCAGTCCAAACGAAAACAACGGGCAGGACAGGGAAGAAATCGTGGTGGAGGAAATCGAAGACAGGGAAAATACCAACCTTACCATCACAAAGACCATCAACCGCTTGGGAACCGTCTTCTTCCTGTTCATGTTCAACATGGGTATCTCCATTTTTGTATTCCTGCTCACAGGGATAATGATTTTCTCACAGGTGCTTTTTATCATCTACGCCATGTTCCTGCCTGTGAGCTTTCTCCTTAGCATGGTTCCCTCTTTTGAGGGGATGTCAAAACGTGCCATTACAAAACTGTTCAACACCATCCTTACCAGAGCCGGAATCACCCTGATTATCACGGTAGCGTTCAGTATTTCCACCATGCTCTACAACCTGTCTGGGGAATATCCGTTCTTCCTGACGGCGTTCTTACAGATAGTGACCTTTGCCGGAATTTATTTCAAGCTGGGGGATTTGATGGGGATGTTCTCCTTACAGAGTGGGGATTCCCAAAGCATGGGGAACCGTATCATGCGAAGACCCCGTATGCTCATGCACGCCCATATGCACCGTTTACAGCATAAGTTGGGACGTTCTGTGGCAGCTCTTGGGGCTGGAACGGCTGCCTACCATGCAGGAAAACAGGCTGGCTCAGACCAGAGAACTACTTCAACATCTGGTTCTTCCAAACGGACGCAGGCAGACCACAGCAGACCAGATGGACAGGCAGCACCGGAAAAGGAATCCGCATGGAAACAGGCTGGTTCTGCGGTGGGTACGGTGGCAGATACCAAAGATAAGATAGTTGATACTGCCGGACAGCTTCGGGAGCAGGCAAAGGATTTGCCTGTCAATGCAAAGTACGCCCTTTATCACGGGAAAACACAGGTATCAGAGGGAGTACGGGATTTTACTTCCAGCGTGACCCAGACCCGAACTGCCAGAGCCGAACAGCGGAACGCACAGGCAGAAAGCCGCAGACAGACCATTGCAGAACGCAGGGCGGAACTGGAACAGGAAAAACAGCCGCAAAAGACAGCTTCCGAAGCCCCCAAAGGGGCGGCTCCCGTCCATGAACGCCCTGTTACTGCAAAGCAGCCGGAAGATTTCCGAAACCATGCAGATACCATTCATGCAGGAAAACCAGCCATGCAGCCTGTTTCCCCATCCATCAGGGAACGGGGACAGGTTCCTTATGGGGGAACTGTGGCAGAACGGGCTTCGGTTCCGGTGGTAAAAGCGGCTTCCATCCACCATGAACAGACACCGCCTGTAAGGACAGAACGCCAGATAGCCCCTCCGGCTCCCCCAGACAAACCAGAGGAAAGACAAAAGACAACTACTACACCTGCTGCTCCCCGTCCGGCAAGACCTGTCCAGAATGATACGGCTCCTGTGATACCGGAAAGAAAACGGGCTGCCCCTGTGGTAAAAGAATCGAACTTTACCATCCGGCGTACCACCGCCAGAAAGGAGTGGACAAAAACGGAAAAAACGGCTTCCAAACAGAAGAAAGGGGAGAAACCATGA
- a CDS encoding antirestriction protein ArdA — translation MEEMRIYIANLGKYNEGELVGAWFTPPVDFEEVTERIGLNDEYEEYAIHDYELPFAIDEYTPIEEVNRLCEMVEDLPEYIQEELSELQSYFGSIEELCEHEDDIICHSGCDDMADVARYYLEETGQLGELPAHLQNYIDYAAYGRDMELEGTFVVTNHGVYEIIR, via the coding sequence TTGGAAGAAATGCGGATTTACATTGCCAACTTAGGAAAATACAATGAGGGCGAACTGGTAGGGGCATGGTTCACGCCGCCTGTGGATTTTGAGGAAGTCACGGAACGTATCGGCTTGAATGATGAATATGAGGAATACGCCATCCATGATTATGAGCTGCCCTTTGCGATTGACGAATATACCCCCATTGAGGAAGTCAACCGCCTGTGTGAAATGGTGGAGGACTTACCGGAATATATTCAGGAGGAACTATCAGAGCTGCAATCCTACTTTGGCAGTATCGAAGAACTCTGTGAGCATGAAGACGATATTATCTGCCATTCCGGCTGTGACGATATGGCGGATGTGGCTCGCTACTATCTGGAAGAAACCGGACAGCTTGGGGAACTTCCGGCACACTTACAAAACTATATCGACTATGCCGCCTATGGGCGTGACATGGAATTGGAGGGAACCTTTGTTGTCACGAACCACGGCGTATATGAAATCATACGGTAG
- a CDS encoding bifunctional lysozyme/C40 family peptidase, producing MKLRHLFFACSGVFVMMFSLLLLVVIVFSDEEDGGSGGNLIYGGVSVSQEVLAHKPMLEKYAREYGIEEYLNVLLAIIQVESGGTLEDVMQSSESLGLPPNSLSTEESIKQGCKYFSELLAAAETKGCDLNSVIQSYNYGGGFLDYVAGHGKKYTFELAESFARDKSGGKKVTYTNPVAVEKNGGWRYSYGNMFYVLLVSQYLTVAQFDDETVQAIMEEALKYEGWTYVYGGDSPSTSFDCSGLVQWCYGKAGIALPRTAQEQYNVTQHIPLSEAKAGDLVFFHSTYNAGTYITHVGLYVGNNRMYHAGNPIGYADLTGSYWQQHLAGAGRIKQ from the coding sequence ATGAAGTTAAGACACCTTTTCTTCGCCTGTTCCGGCGTGTTCGTGATGATGTTCTCCCTACTCCTTTTGGTGGTGATTGTCTTCTCGGATGAGGAAGACGGAGGAAGCGGCGGAAACCTTATCTATGGGGGCGTGAGCGTATCACAGGAAGTCCTCGCCCATAAACCTATGCTGGAAAAGTATGCAAGGGAATATGGCATAGAGGAATACTTAAATGTGCTGCTCGCCATCATTCAGGTGGAATCCGGCGGCACACTGGAAGACGTTATGCAGTCCTCGGAATCTCTGGGGCTTCCCCCGAACTCCCTTAGTACAGAGGAATCCATCAAACAGGGCTGCAAGTATTTCTCGGAACTGCTCGCAGCGGCAGAAACAAAGGGCTGTGACTTAAACAGCGTGATTCAATCCTATAATTACGGCGGCGGTTTCCTAGACTATGTGGCAGGACACGGAAAAAAATACACCTTTGAACTGGCAGAGAGCTTCGCAAGGGACAAATCCGGCGGAAAGAAAGTCACCTACACCAACCCTGTTGCGGTAGAGAAAAATGGGGGCTGGCGGTATTCCTACGGAAATATGTTCTATGTCCTCTTGGTATCGCAATACCTGACCGTGGCACAGTTTGATGATGAAACGGTACAGGCTATCATGGAGGAAGCCTTAAAGTATGAGGGATGGACATATGTGTATGGGGGCGATTCCCCCTCCACTTCCTTTGACTGTTCGGGACTGGTGCAGTGGTGCTATGGCAAGGCAGGAATCGCCCTGCCACGGACAGCACAGGAACAGTACAATGTGACGCAGCACATCCCCCTGTCCGAAGCAAAAGCAGGGGATTTGGTCTTTTTCCACTCCACCTACAACGCCGGAACCTACATCACCCATGTGGGGCTGTATGTGGGAAATAACCGGATGTACCATGCCGGAAATCCCATTGGTTACGCAGACCTGACAGGCTCCTACTGGCAACAGCACCTTGCCGGAGCCGGACGAATCAAACAATAA
- a CDS encoding TetR/AcrR family transcriptional regulator yields MRVTRAEVIKTASDMADRNGLHNVSLKAIAENLGIRTPSLYNHIGSLDELLREIAHSGMRTMNEKMIRAAIGKTGDSALKLVAVEYLNYMIEHPGVYEIIQWASWNGTEETAIIFNDYLSLLKTLICSCGFNPDKTTEILSMVTGMLHGYTTLQLRYAFSNPDKVRKELSEAIDTLLLGANQKYKD; encoded by the coding sequence ATGCGAGTTACAAGAGCCGAAGTTATAAAAACAGCGTCTGATATGGCTGATAGAAATGGACTTCATAATGTTTCTTTGAAAGCTATTGCTGAAAATTTAGGGATTCGTACCCCCTCCTTATATAATCATATAGGAAGTTTGGATGAACTTCTTAGGGAGATAGCACATAGTGGTATGCGTACTATGAATGAAAAAATGATTCGTGCAGCAATCGGTAAGACAGGGGATTCAGCGTTAAAATTAGTGGCAGTTGAATATCTTAATTATATGATTGAACATCCCGGTGTGTATGAAATAATTCAATGGGCTAGTTGGAATGGAACAGAGGAAACAGCAATCATTTTTAATGATTATCTATCTTTACTTAAAACACTTATTTGCTCATGTGGCTTTAATCCAGATAAGACCACTGAAATTTTGAGCATGGTAACAGGTATGCTTCATGGTTATACAACATTACAATTAAGATATGCCTTTTCAAATCCTGATAAAGTAAGAAAAGAATTATCCGAAGCAATTGATACACTACTGCTGGGAGCTAATCAAAAATATAAAGATTAA